GCCCTGGATGCTGGCGTAACACTGTATCTATGACCGCCGTAGGCTAATTTTCAAGAATGAAATCAAAAATCGCACCAGGCCGTGCTGCTACCTCATAATTACGACTTACGAGCGGGAATCGGagctatcaaaaaaaaaaaaaagagcacgTGAAGGAGACATAAATTCATGCCACCTGAGAATTAAAACTGCGAAAGCTGTTTAGGTctactctctctgtttattcaCGCCTCATTAAATCAGGAACAAACAGGCCCATCGCTCTTTCTTTTGATGCTGAAGGAAAAGCAAGTGTTCTTTCAGATGTGTGCTTCTTTGACGATTTGATGGAACGTCGCCAGTATAATTTCAAATTGCCGTTAATGAGGGGAACTATTCCCAGGGTGAGCGCACCAGTTCCATCAAGTTCTGCTTTCCAGCGCGCCAAGTGATCACCTGCTCTGCCCCCCTTCCACCcctcctccctctgtctctctgtctctctctctctctctctctctcagcgtgAGAAAACCAGTCCTCATCTGTCACATCGTGTTTGGGTCAATGAGAAACAACAGGACgaaatgagagagggagaaagagagagagagaaaaaaaagagagagaaaaaaagagagagaaaaaaagagagagagagagagagagcagaacgGAATGAAGAAACCTTTTCGTTTCTTCCGGATATTATGGAACCTGCGCCGCATGGGCTCAATGGTTTATGTTGAAAATTCTTGGAACTTTTAAAAGCCTCTTAAAATAGGactaactgagagagagagagagagagagagagagagagagagtgtgtgtgtgtgtgtgtgtgtgtgtatggggttcaGGGGCagagtgtgaggagagattAGAATGGTAGAATGGATaaatatgtgcgtgtgtgtgtgtgtgtgtgtgtgtgtgcgtatgtgtgtgtgtgtgtgtttgtgtaacagtgtgggaGGTTTTTTGGGACTGTAATCTCTGTCGTTCCGTCTGGGACActaaaagctttttatttacctttcactcacacacagtgctCTTTGTGAGTGTCCTCATGAACCCGCTTGTGCATAAGAGTGcatgagtgtaagagtgtgtgtgtgtgtgagtgtgagacttGGCTGACGCACTCTTATTGACAAAGTTCAAACACTTTATATTAACACTCTCCCGCCTTTTCTGCTCCATTGTTTTGCGTTGCTCGTTTAAGGGATCTGAGATGCTGCCAGTGAGCATGTCAGACCTCCCATTAGCTTCCACTGAACATTCATCctattttctctttcactcaACACTCTCCCTCATAAACATaggcgcacacgcacacacacatgcacgcacacacacaccaagaaacCCATCTCTTCAACCCAAGCAACACACGTGCTGTGACATCAAAATCTATGAACACTGTCCAAAATAATCATGCACAATGCAATCATGTTGAATAACTCCgaaacacattacagcacatttacacacaccctgacaagcacacacaaactcacacacctctgtggtTACCTGCAGTTATCTGGAAAGAGGAGTTTAGTAAGCTATAAATCAGTCAGCTGATGCCTGAGGTCTCCCCCCTGCGCCGAGCGGTTGGGAGAGTCGGCCCAGCCCTGCAGCTATGGAGGTGGGAGATTCCATTGCACGGCAGGAGCGGGGGCGGGGGAGCGGCAGGTGAGCGGCAATGCTGTAACAGGAAGGGTTAGGCTAAGGGTAAGAGAAAGACGGATATGCCAAATGTTATTATATCACGGTCTTCGGATAAATCCGAGATTTCTTTTTTGTCAGGTTATTGACAGCAAAGTTAGGGTTAGATTTCTCGAGGTTAGTACTTTAGTTCGTTACACATCTTATACCTTTTTaacaattataattatttaaaatttattaatgTAGTATTTTTTAAACTGGTAAATAATTGGTAAATACAAATACCTACTATTACAACtacttactactactactactactaataataatagtaataaaaataataataataataattattattattattattatttcaaatatCTATATGCTAAACAAGAATTATTTTtaccattttaataaaaataaataattagttcTGAACctatttttaatggaaaaaaaggcTTAAGAATCCCTTAAAATATGGGGAAAaggaataataaaacataacatatatgatataaaatataacattaaaaatattgaTTTAGGACAagagattgattttttttttttttttgcttgactaagaaataaaatgaaaataatataccCTTTAAACAGTTTATCTCTAGACAATCCCCAAAAAGAcaagaataaaaacagaaagccTGGAAAACTATGTTAAAAATACGGAATGTCTGGGAAAATTCTGGGCAGCGAACACATGGAAAAGGCTAAACTAAAAACAGTTCAGTGATCTTTTTACATTATGGAGTTGATATAATACGGTATTTAACAAGGTGCGACAGAGAAGATGATCAAGTAAGCATTtaaaacactgtacactaaccagccactttaataggaacacctgttcaCCTGCCTGTTCATGCAGTTATTCAATCAGCTAATTATGTGGCATTTGTGCGATAGAGAAaatcatacatatacacatcaagAGCTTCAGTAAATGTTCACAAAGATCAACGAATGGGTAAAAAAatctgatctcagtgacttgACATATGGCTTGGTGGCAGATTGGCTGGTTTGAGACAGCAGTTTTGTAGAGATCGcactaaataaattaataaaacaaacagagagcgatagttgatgagagaggtgttcctaataaaatggtgTGGGTgcatataataattttatatggTCTTTATGGTTTTCCTGGTCCTGTGTAGAGACATAGAGAcagtgggagagagggagaatgtaCAAgaaagagcatgagagagagagagagagagagagagagagagagagagaaggacatgAAATCAGGGCATTCATTTTGGCAAAAGATTTGAAGAATTAAACCGACAAATAGGCCTAGTTTAGCTCGGGAGGAATGCAATAACTCCCCGGGAGAAGATGCAATCCtctggagagagaaaagaggaattttTATGTGCTGCAGGTGAgcaaggatagagagagagagagagagagagagagaattaataaGGGAAACAGAGCAGTAAGACAGTGAGCCAGTAAGGAAACAGAATGAGCGATAGGGGAGAGATAAACAATCACTAAAGATGCAGCTGATGAGTTGATGACAGACTGATTGGCAGCAGAAGAGCAGTGAGGACTGGAGAGTCAGACTTTGTTAGGCATATGGCAAAAAGAttcagagagtgagtgtgagagagcgagagagagagagagagagagagagagacagagacagagagaaatgacattagacaTGAAGCCAGGCTTTTAGACGAGTACAAATGACACTACTTACTTGACAGGAGCATGAATACATAAACACtcatagataaacagacacacacttccacccacatacatacacacacacacacgcacagtgtGATGGTGATTCACCAAAAGACTTTCTCAGTGATTCACAGAACCCAcatgatgacacacacacacgtacacacatacacgtgcgcacacacacttgGACACAAAGCTGCCTTTGTTGGCTATAAGCGGTCATGTCTTCGGTCATGCTGCGGTCCAAGGGATTCTGCATTACGCATTTAAGCGACTCAGGCATAtacattatgtctgtgtgtgtgtgtgtgtgtgtgtttgtggtcatGTATTTAGCTCTCTGTCAGGAGTTACGGGAATATGTGACAATTTTGTTGGGACATttgactacacactacaccacaccttgaaaatatcaataaaataaGGGCAaagttatttataattttatattctgaagttatttaaaatcaaataaaaataaagattattcAGCTGGTTTTTACTCATTTGAAGCTTTCTCTCCTTTTATtcttaaaccatttttttctttctagaaaCCAATGCtgaaaatgtctagaaataggtttaataataattctataaaaCTATATTCAAGATACTTtcaatgatttattttctctaaTCAAGAAACTAATCATGAGGATGGGGTTAGAGTTAATTTGACCGTTTTTAAGGTTAGGTGAGATTAGAGCCACTGACATTaagattagatttagatttcaCTATGTTAGtatactgaaataaataaaacctaaaaagTTGTCAACTTATTGcagtaattattatatatttttattttttttatctttttttgttaaattttatgtcattttattttattttactaacagattaattaataatgtcatttaaaacccatatcttatttttttctatatatttaaattttattcagtCAGGCAAGagtgctattaaaaaaataaacaaacaaataaaattaaattaaactaaataaataaaaatgaaataaaaataataatagtaataataataccttAAACCTTTTCATGTTTTTAGCTTGCTTTTTAGGGACCTAGTGTTAGAGGAACACATGATAAAGATCATTTTGTGCTGAatatttaagttatttatttaattcattaattaatttttttgagaAACATTTTGACAGGACAGTGTGAACAAAAAACTTATATATATAGGATATTATAGAATATAAAGGTTagaggtatttttttttatttttgggaaGGCCCTGACACAATGGCTTGCTAGGTTAGtagttattttaattaattagattttattttctttacattttattttctaaaacagcAATTATTAATAAGCCCTAGCGCCAtcttataaaagtaaaacaagtaaataaaggGCAAATAAAAGAGCTACTGCTATTGTTACTGCTACTATTGCaagaaataatattaattataataataattataaaaataataaaattaataatagaaaatagtaatataataaattagaaGAAGACCATCTcagcattttattaaaataaattacaggaactttttagaaaatgaaaaaaggcCTTGGAAGTTAGTCTCTGTTTTGGCAGAggagaaaattaaaaaacaatatttctgTTTCAAACAGgatatgaattttttatttcttttgcagGGTGGCTACGGTTCGGTTGAGCGAATAAAGGTTACAGGAAGTGTTAAATGAAGGTTTAGCGGGGTTAGTGGTGTTAGTTCTTGGGGTCAGGTTTAAGTTTTTTAAGCTGCAATAATATACAAAGGTTCTAATAAAGTACTGTTTGTtagagtgtttgtgagagaaaaaaataatcagataaAACAAAGAGGTTAAGGTTCGGGTCGGGTtttaatcctctctctctctctctctctctctctctctctttctctctctctctttctctctctctctttcacacacacacacacacacgtatgaaCCTCATCAACTATATCCTGTCTTTAGAAATGATTTCATAAAACGAAGGtcacgtgtgcgtgtgtgtgtgtgtgtgattgcgtgtgatatgttagtgtgtgtgcgtgcatgcatgtgtgtgtgtgtgtgttgggtgtggtTTCACAACTGGCCACATGCAGGTGTGTAGCTTGAAGGGATGAGAAAGATTCCCACTGATTCTTTACTTTTTCCCCAAACACAGACTGGAGGGTGCGCCActtcattcatgtgtgtgtgtgtgtgtgtgtgtgtgtgtgtgtggggccgCAGTGTTTACATGAACGCATGAATGTATATCGCATTCGTGACGTTAACCGTTCATGCGTACCTGGTGTTTATtgcgtgtgtgcgagtgtgagagcgagacaCTAGGTGAgtgtgaggggggaaaaaggagaggcgtgagagagacagattgagaggAAGAGATGAGACGTAGATGAGAGGCTGTGGTGTTAGATGAAAGACCGGCCATAAATTTCATTTAGACAGACTAATAAAACTCTGTATCCTCCGAGTCAGCCTGCTTCCCCTCGAGCCATGAGACCTCGTTCACACAAAACAGGGCAGCCAGAGCGAATGCACTTCAAACCAAGGATTGAGTCAAGACACTTGATTTCATTTAATCAAATAATAccaaagaataataaataaaccctttaataaatattacagaatatttttgttttgttttttttcaaaaaatattatcgaaatatacaaatataaagcAAAGTCACTTTGCATGTGAAAAAGGTTTCCTGGTCTATCTGTGAATGTGCTttcttttaacacacacacacacacacacacttataaacaccAACAGTGAACATTTTTCCTCTACACATCCTGAAAATAAGGACATGATCAACAATCAAGCTATTTCTTTTTACAGAATTGGAGAGAAGGTGAAGTCACAGTGATGACAGTAAAAGTgaatgaggtaaaaaaaaagaaaagaaagaaagaaagaacgaacaaaagaaagaaagaaagaaagaaagccttAAGTTCAACATGGAAGGAGAGTTTggattaatattcattttttcctttatcTGATCaaacatttagattttattttcgTCATAAATTAATCCGTAAATTCATCTgaccaaaaaataataataataaaaataaaataattgaagGATCTCATCGCTCCACTGAAACCCATCATCACCAAGCTGGCACCTCTGATCCGATGTGAAAACGAAAGCGtttctgttcatttgtgtttaaaaCTGTTACTGCACTGTGCTGACACGTTTTCACgggggagagagaaataaaaggttgagaaataaaacagcacaaTGTTGCTATTGAGGCTCCCATCAGCAACAACActctgagaaagaaaaatgctACTAAACTGTATGGTTGCTTGTCACTGCATGTCTTCTTTACCTTTATCatgcctcctcctccatctggtgaataagtgaatatgtggtatgttttaaaaaagaaaaaaaaaatattcgtTTACACCTGCAACCTTTACGGTTCTATTATGCGACTTGAACTAGTAATAAAGACACAAAGATTTGCTTTTACGTCGTAAAAGCTCTTTTACAGGGTGGGGGGTGGGAAGCACTCGTGATTTCGCACGGGATCTGTGAGGTGTGATTATATACGTtcgaaaaaaaaatactttaaggTGCATTTCAACATGAACATaatctttttcatttcattccattgtctgtaccgcttatctgatctgtcatcgggtcatggggagcctgtgcctatttCAGGCGTCATCGTACACCCATCaaggtacaccctggacggagtgccgaCCCATCGTGGGGCACATACACTCATTATGGGCAATTTACAGACTCCAATAAGCCTAgaggcatgtctttggactgtaggaggaaaccggagcacctggaggaagcacggggagaacatgcaaactccgcacacacacagtgagcgggagcgagactcgaacccaggaccctggaggtgtgaacCACTAAAGCCACCGAAATAAAAATCTATCACGACCAGTAACAAGCAACGGTATTGTTTAGTAACAAACTTTCTTTCAAGATCGTATTTATATATCCATGAACTTTGATGATGAAACACATTCATatcatgttataatgcatttataAGGCATTGCTGTAAGTTTAATTGAGGAAAGCCAatgtatatctatatctatatctatatatatctatatatatatatatatatatatatatttatatatatatatatgttgtgaaATGATATATTGACAATGTGGATGATTATTTATTGTGATTACATAAAATCAGATTAAGAAAAAGTCTTTGCATTCTAATAAATGCATTATTGCTGTGGTGATGAACTGTAAtggcttttatatatataacaatgattataatgatttatgtatGCATCATAACATGTTATGAATATGTTCCCAAGTCATCATatactctgtgttgttttattttcatgctGTGTGGGTTGTTAGTAGTAATGAAATGTGAACTCGTACCAATCCTGAGCAGTGGTCaatgaataaaataagaaaaatgcaTGTATTGTGACGCGGTGTCAAAGGTTCAGACACTTGcagtttgggggggggggtctgggGCGATATGGCAGTAAGTGGAAGATCACATACTGTAGTGGTTACAGAGACGTCTGACACAGCCCTTTATGAGAAgtctgacagtgtgtgtgagcgtaaaAGCGCCCAGTAATCGCGAGTCACAGTGTGCTGAGTCAGTTCATCAGACAGCAGACAATTTCTGCCCCCTTGATTTCCGCCTCACGTCTCCCTTTCATCCGTGTCAAAAAGACGGAGACGTGATTCACGTTCCTCAAGCTGCTGACTCGCCTCTCGCTCTGAAAAGCCGCTTGTGTCTCTCCTTGTGTCTCCTATTATTTGATCAGGATGAGTTCTCTTTTTCCCACACAAGTGCAAGGTCCTTTTGAGTTCCTTTCTCCAAGAAGTTTCATTCattctctatctcacacacacacacacacccagacatagacatacactgacacacacacacacacacacacacagagtcagacaaTTAGACACGGAGTCGCTTCTTCAGTCTGGTGAAGTCTTTGGCTGATCTAAACAGCCAACTCTGCAGCTCTCTGAGTACCCAGAATCCCTCCACTTTCCGTGTGAAGTCGTTGAGGGCAGGGCGTGGCGAGGGAGCGGCCATGCTCAAGTGCGAGTCGACCTCAGTGACCCCGTCTTCGTATGCGTAaaggagggagaggggagagagcgGTGGGTGGGGAGAGGATATGGGGCGCCCGGAGCGCCCGGAATGGAGGGACggagaggaaaagaggacaGGAACGTCCGCTTGGAACTCGTCCGCCTCTTCCTCTCTGCTTATACCCGCTTCTCTCTCCGTTTCCGTGGGAAGCCGGGCATCGCTGCTTGTGCTGTTGATGTTAAAGTCTCTGCCGCTGCCATATTTGCTGAAATAGTGCTTGGAACTTGTGTGGTTGCTGTtcatgttgttattgttgttgctgtttggCTCATAGCTGTGGCTTGTTTGTTTACCTTCGTCCTCATCTTCGACAGTCAGCagtcttctcctcctcctccacctctccatACCTTCCTcccgctcctcctcctctctctccacccagctctccccttctctccgcctccctctcctccctcgCTCAGGCCTCTCCCTTTCCCGATCCCGCTTCCTCTCCGTTTCATATCCAGCTGTTCCGTCCCTCATTCCTCCCAGGCCGCTCTGAGCCCGAGACGCGTGGTTCCTCAAAGGGGCAGGACCGTTCACGTTTGCCCGTTGATACTGAGAAGACAAAAGCGGTGTGTATTTCTG
This genomic stretch from Hemibagrus wyckioides isolate EC202008001 linkage group LG08, SWU_Hwy_1.0, whole genome shotgun sequence harbors:
- the clcf1 gene encoding uncharacterized protein clcf1; translated protein: MMRQEVHQAHLVLLLAAAVGCVQVQDHALMLSNERSTIERTYELTKYLNHQLKEIKDTYLSYLGPPFSDPGFSPPRPNISSLAVPSAATREDLWRGLENGARLAQNQRAYSVLLSAVRELARSTLCPYLQSSLFHFCSGLSGLLGSISGLMNALGYTPPLHGNAPPSQKYTPLLSSQYQRANVNGPAPLRNHASRAQSGLGGMRDGTAGYETERKRDRERERPERGRRGRRREGESWVEREEEEREEGMERWRRRRRLLTVEDEDEGKQTSHSYEPNSNNNNNMNSNHTSSKHYFSKYGSGRDFNINSTSSDARLPTETEREAGISREEEADEFQADVPVLFSSPSLHSGRSGRPISSPHPPLSPLSLLYAYEDGVTEVDSHLSMAAPSPRPALNDFTRKVEGFWVLRELQSWLFRSAKDFTRLKKRLRV